A single Thermosynechococcus vestitus BP-1 DNA region contains:
- a CDS encoding LON peptidase substrate-binding domain-containing protein — translation MAFSSIAVRELPIFPLPDVVLFPGRPLPLHIFEFRYRIMMNTILESDRRFGIVMWDPQTGRPATVGCCAEVRRYERLPDDRMLIDSLGQQRFRILDYVREKPYRVGLVEWIEDEPTSIDLRPLAQEVRQLLEDVVRLSAKLTEQPMELPPDVPTAALELSYWIASNFRGVAQEQQRLLELQSTYDRLLREAEILTTTRNHLAARTVLKETFK, via the coding sequence ATGGCTTTTTCCTCCATTGCGGTTCGTGAACTCCCCATTTTTCCTTTGCCGGATGTTGTGCTCTTTCCGGGACGACCCCTGCCGCTCCATATTTTTGAATTTCGCTACCGCATCATGATGAATACAATTCTGGAGAGCGATCGCCGATTTGGCATCGTGATGTGGGATCCGCAAACGGGACGGCCAGCCACGGTGGGCTGTTGTGCGGAAGTGCGTCGCTACGAACGGCTTCCCGATGACCGCATGCTCATTGATTCTCTTGGTCAGCAGCGGTTTCGCATCCTTGACTATGTGCGCGAAAAACCCTACCGCGTTGGGCTGGTGGAGTGGATTGAGGATGAACCCACCAGCATTGATCTGCGCCCCTTGGCCCAGGAAGTACGTCAACTCCTCGAGGATGTGGTGCGCCTCTCGGCAAAACTGACGGAACAACCCATGGAACTGCCCCCTGATGTGCCCACCGCTGCCCTGGAGCTATCCTATTGGATTGCCAGTAATTTTCGCGGTGTCGCTCAGGAGCAGCAACGCCTTTTGGAGCTACAGTCCACCTACGATCGCCTGCTGCGGGAAGCGGAAATTTTAACCACCACCCGCAATCACTTGGCGGCCCGCACCGTCCTCAAGGAAACCTTCAAATAG
- the rpmB gene encoding 50S ribosomal protein L28, translated as MSRVCQLTGKKANNAYAISHSHRRTKKLQQVNLQWKRVWWPEGKRWVRLRLSTKAIKTLERKGLSAFAKEAGLDLNKL; from the coding sequence ATGAGCCGCGTTTGTCAACTAACTGGAAAAAAAGCCAATAACGCCTACGCTATTTCCCACTCCCATCGGCGGACGAAAAAACTGCAGCAAGTGAATTTGCAATGGAAACGGGTGTGGTGGCCAGAGGGCAAGCGCTGGGTGCGACTGCGCCTCTCTACCAAAGCCATTAAAACCCTCGAGCGCAAAGGCCTAAGTGCCTTTGCCAAAGAAGCGGGGTTGGACCTCAACAAACTCTAA
- a CDS encoding M15 family metallopeptidase: MGDKPYTKIPIAECGEPLAPLPSVFVRLAPHPYQSLGAPYGSVSPFYLRLGVIAALERAQALLEPYGWQLAIFDAYRPIAVQQFMVTHTFTILCRERGYDPQQLEPAIASEIWQQVYQFWAVPSSDPKEPPPHSTGAAVDLTLADPAGHPLDMGGAIDEISERSFPDFYDRHPEQMNAACFAQRRQILYQAMIHAGFQRHPKEWWHFSLGDQLWAWQTQQKTGQRDIIARYGRVDL, encoded by the coding sequence ATGGGGGATAAGCCCTATACCAAAATTCCCATTGCAGAATGTGGGGAGCCCCTAGCACCTCTTCCCTCTGTCTTTGTGCGGTTGGCCCCCCATCCCTATCAAAGTCTGGGTGCCCCCTATGGCAGTGTTTCCCCCTTTTACTTGCGCTTAGGGGTGATTGCTGCCCTTGAGCGTGCCCAAGCGCTCCTAGAGCCCTACGGCTGGCAACTGGCGATCTTTGATGCCTATCGCCCAATTGCGGTGCAGCAGTTCATGGTGACGCATACCTTTACCATCCTCTGTCGAGAACGGGGGTATGATCCGCAGCAACTTGAGCCCGCGATCGCCAGCGAGATTTGGCAGCAGGTTTATCAATTTTGGGCGGTGCCCAGCTCAGACCCCAAAGAACCACCCCCCCACAGTACCGGTGCTGCCGTTGATCTGACCCTCGCCGACCCGGCAGGCCATCCTTTGGATATGGGGGGCGCCATTGATGAGATTTCCGAGCGTTCCTTTCCCGATTTTTACGATCGCCATCCTGAGCAGATGAACGCCGCCTGCTTTGCCCAGCGCCGCCAAATTCTCTATCAAGCCATGATCCATGCAGGCTTCCAGCGCCATCCAAAGGAGTGGTGGCACTTTTCCCTGGGGGATCAGTTGTGGGCGTGGCAAACGCAGCAGAAGACTGGCCAGCGGGACATTATCGCTCGCTATGGCCGCGTGGATCTTTAA
- the psb27 gene encoding photosystem II protein Psb27 has translation MKRFWAMVCALFLSVSLLLTSCANVPTGLTGNFREDTLALISSLREAIALPENDPNKKAAQAEARKKLNDFFALYRRDDSLRSLSSFMTMQTALNSLAGHYSSYPNRPLPEKLKARLEQEFKQVELALDREAKS, from the coding sequence ATGAAACGTTTTTGGGCGATGGTTTGCGCGCTTTTCCTCAGTGTGTCACTACTCCTGACCAGTTGTGCCAATGTGCCTACGGGGCTAACGGGCAATTTCCGTGAAGATACCCTTGCCCTGATCAGTAGCCTGCGGGAAGCGATCGCTCTGCCAGAGAATGACCCCAACAAAAAGGCAGCTCAAGCAGAGGCCCGCAAAAAGTTGAATGACTTCTTTGCCCTCTATCGTCGCGATGATTCGTTGCGATCGCTCTCCTCCTTTATGACGATGCAAACCGCCCTCAACTCCCTCGCGGGTCACTACAGTTCCTATCCCAATCGTCCTCTGCCGGAGAAGCTGAAAGCCCGCCTCGAACAGGAGTTTAAGCAAGTCGAACTCGCCCTTGATCGCGAAGCGAAGTCCTAG
- a CDS encoding NADAR family protein, giving the protein MTIYFYRVKDAYGSFSNFSPHGFTLEGYYWPTAEHYYQAHKFFGTPYEAFGHAIRIAPTPEAAAQLGRSGRYPVHPQWDQLKQAVMWRALVAKFTTHAELRELLLATVDEELVEDSPVDSYWGCGGDRQGSNYLGRLLMHLRHCLRQGADLHAFTPLQDCPFCQMP; this is encoded by the coding sequence ATGACAATCTACTTTTATCGCGTCAAGGATGCCTACGGCAGTTTTTCCAATTTCTCTCCCCACGGGTTTACCCTAGAGGGTTATTACTGGCCAACAGCGGAACACTACTACCAAGCTCATAAATTCTTTGGCACTCCCTATGAGGCCTTTGGTCATGCGATTCGCATCGCGCCAACGCCTGAGGCGGCTGCCCAACTTGGTCGCAGTGGTCGCTATCCTGTGCATCCCCAGTGGGATCAGCTCAAACAGGCAGTGATGTGGCGTGCCCTTGTGGCTAAATTTACCACCCATGCGGAGTTGCGGGAATTGCTCTTGGCAACCGTGGATGAAGAATTAGTGGAGGACTCCCCTGTCGATAGCTATTGGGGCTGTGGGGGCGATCGCCAAGGCTCAAACTACCTAGGACGGCTGCTGATGCATCTGCGGCACTGTCTGCGCCAAGGGGCAGATCTCCACGCCTTTACCCCCCTGCAGGATTGTCCCTTTTGTCAGATGCCATGA